In the genome of Paenibacillus sp. FSL R5-0766, one region contains:
- a CDS encoding ABC-F family ATP-binding cassette domain-containing protein, protein MNIMTVEQIAKSYGEKILFKDASFGMADQDKIGVVGVNGTGKSTFLRVISGMEPADAGQISIGNDVRIQFLAQNPDFNPDKTVLQQVFEGDSMEMKTVREYTETMELLELNSSDPALQERLLRLNQQMEQLQLWQMESEAKSILSKLGIRQFDALMGTLSGGQRKRVALAAALIHPCELLILDEPTNHIDNDSVVWLEQYLQKRRGALLMITHDRYFLDRVANVMLELDHGRLFRYEANYTRFLELKAEREEREASSEQKRKNLLRTELAWIRRGAKARTTKQKARIDRFEQLKDQQGVQRSGSLEVSVGSTRLGKKILEIEHLSKSVGGRTLIEDLSYIAVPGDRVGIVGPNGSGKSTLLQMISGKLEPDAGVVDVGPTVNLGYFTQEHQEMDESLRVIEYIKEVAENVKTADGSLITASQMLERFLFTPASQWTPISRLSGGEKRRLYLLRVLMAAPNVLLLDEPTNDLDIQTLAVLEDYLDDFPGVVFVVSHDRYFLDRTVDKVLSFEGNGAVRVHVGDYSEYAEWMMKNAPGANQESDTGAAKVKQSSEKPTPAVSAAKPKLKFSFKEQREYDQIDENIEKAEANLVRINKEMEESFSDSARLQELMAEQVEAERHLDELMERWTVLNELAEQIEQSKS, encoded by the coding sequence ATGAACATAATGACGGTAGAGCAAATTGCAAAAAGTTATGGCGAAAAAATATTGTTCAAGGATGCTTCATTTGGTATGGCTGATCAGGATAAGATTGGTGTCGTTGGGGTAAATGGCACCGGGAAATCCACGTTTTTGCGTGTGATATCTGGTATGGAACCTGCAGACGCGGGACAGATCTCGATCGGTAATGACGTACGTATTCAGTTCCTGGCGCAAAATCCGGACTTCAATCCGGATAAAACGGTACTGCAACAAGTATTCGAAGGTGACAGCATGGAAATGAAAACCGTGCGTGAATATACGGAAACGATGGAATTATTGGAACTGAATTCGTCCGATCCAGCGTTGCAAGAGCGGTTATTACGTTTGAATCAGCAAATGGAGCAGCTTCAGCTCTGGCAGATGGAGAGTGAAGCGAAGAGCATTTTGTCCAAACTGGGTATTCGTCAATTCGATGCACTGATGGGCACATTGTCTGGTGGACAACGCAAAAGGGTAGCACTCGCTGCTGCGCTGATTCACCCTTGTGAACTGCTCATTCTGGATGAGCCGACGAACCATATTGATAATGATTCGGTCGTTTGGTTGGAGCAGTACTTGCAGAAGCGCCGCGGCGCACTGCTTATGATTACGCATGATCGGTATTTCCTGGATCGTGTGGCGAATGTCATGCTGGAATTGGATCATGGACGTTTGTTCCGATACGAAGCGAACTATACACGTTTTCTGGAACTGAAGGCGGAGCGCGAAGAACGAGAAGCTTCTTCCGAACAGAAGCGTAAGAACTTGCTTCGGACGGAGCTTGCATGGATTCGTCGTGGTGCCAAGGCACGGACGACGAAACAAAAAGCGAGAATTGATCGCTTCGAACAACTCAAAGACCAACAAGGAGTCCAGCGCTCGGGTTCATTGGAAGTATCGGTTGGCTCCACTCGTTTGGGTAAAAAGATTCTGGAGATCGAGCATCTTTCCAAATCCGTGGGTGGCCGCACGCTGATCGAAGATCTGAGTTATATTGCCGTACCTGGAGATCGGGTAGGGATTGTCGGACCGAACGGTAGTGGTAAGTCCACGTTGCTTCAGATGATATCTGGCAAGCTGGAACCTGATGCAGGTGTGGTTGACGTTGGTCCTACGGTCAATCTGGGTTATTTCACACAGGAACATCAGGAGATGGACGAATCTCTTCGTGTGATTGAGTACATCAAGGAAGTGGCCGAGAATGTGAAAACAGCGGATGGCTCTCTGATTACAGCATCCCAGATGCTGGAGCGGTTCCTGTTTACTCCGGCATCCCAGTGGACGCCAATCTCCCGTCTTTCTGGTGGAGAGAAGCGTCGTCTGTATCTGCTGCGTGTGCTGATGGCTGCTCCGAATGTATTGCTGCTGGATGAGCCGACGAATGATCTGGACATCCAGACACTCGCTGTACTTGAAGACTATCTGGATGATTTTCCGGGTGTTGTTTTTGTGGTATCCCATGATCGCTATTTCCTTGATCGTACTGTGGATAAAGTGCTGTCTTTTGAGGGCAACGGTGCTGTACGTGTACACGTCGGCGACTACAGTGAATATGCGGAATGGATGATGAAAAATGCACCCGGAGCTAATCAAGAGAGTGACACAGGAGCGGCGAAGGTGAAGCAGTCATCGGAGAAACCGACGCCTGCTGTGTCAGCGGCCAAACCGAAGTTGAAATTCAGCTTCAAGGAGCAACGTGAATACGACCAGATTGATGAAAATATTGAGAAGGCTGAAGCCAATCTTGTCCGGATTAACAAAGAGATGGAAGAGTCATTTAGTGATTCTGCCCGTCTGCAGGAGTTGATGGCGGAGCAGGTTGAGGCTGAACGTCATCTGGATGAATTGATGGAACGCTGGACCGTTCTGAATGAACTTGCAGAACAGATTGAACAGAGCAAGTCTTGA
- a CDS encoding DUF92 domain-containing protein produces MDWIIGAVCASMVAGAAYAKKSLTLSGCLAAIMMGTIYYGAGNLFWFGTLLLFFITSTLLSRFRKDRKQELEKSYAKSGNRDAGQVMANGGMGMFLCLGYWIFPHPAWVYAFIGVMATVTSDTWATEIGSLSRKPPRSVLTWKVLTPGASGGVSLLGTVAAAAGGALIGAGAFLFSWIAGIEGLGLFSWTFVGLAGGLAGAFADSYLGATVQMMYRCTVCGREVEVHEHCGHPTVRARGWAWMSNDLVNVLSSVIGGCVAIGLGNILAL; encoded by the coding sequence ATGGATTGGATTATTGGCGCCGTATGCGCTTCTATGGTGGCAGGTGCTGCCTATGCGAAAAAGTCGCTAACCCTGTCTGGCTGTCTGGCAGCCATCATGATGGGAACGATATATTACGGAGCGGGTAACCTGTTCTGGTTTGGCACGTTATTGTTGTTTTTCATTACTTCAACGTTGCTCTCCAGGTTTCGTAAAGATCGGAAGCAGGAGCTGGAGAAATCCTATGCCAAGTCAGGAAATCGGGATGCCGGACAAGTGATGGCTAATGGTGGAATGGGCATGTTCCTATGTCTGGGATACTGGATATTTCCACATCCGGCATGGGTGTATGCTTTCATTGGTGTAATGGCTACCGTTACATCAGATACATGGGCAACCGAGATTGGGAGTCTCAGTCGCAAGCCGCCGCGCTCTGTTCTCACGTGGAAGGTACTTACGCCAGGTGCTTCAGGAGGTGTCTCACTTCTTGGCACCGTGGCTGCAGCCGCAGGCGGGGCTCTAATTGGTGCGGGAGCATTCTTGTTTTCCTGGATCGCCGGGATAGAGGGGCTTGGTCTGTTTAGCTGGACTTTTGTCGGCCTTGCAGGCGGGTTGGCAGGGGCTTTTGCCGATTCCTATCTGGGCGCAACGGTGCAGATGATGTATCGTTGTACTGTGTGTGGCCGTGAAGTTGAGGTACATGAACATTGCGGGCATCCAACGGTTCGGGCTCGTGGCTGGGCATGGATGAGTAATGACCTGGTGAACGTGCTTAGCTCGGTGATCGGCGGATGTGTAGCGATTGGTTTAGGTAACATTTTGGCGTTGTAG
- a CDS encoding glycerophosphodiester phosphodiesterase family protein, with product MNNLCVAHRGFSSIAPENTMAAFLMAMERPEVQWMELDVQLSRDGVPVVIHDFTVDRTTNGKGLVRETDWADLQRLDAGAWKNKSYKGERIPELSELLDRSCGRVRLNIELKTQGDMYPGLPAAVIHEVRKRHMQNDVVITSFEPAALIEVKKLAPEIQTGLIIDARPGDLLTALRQMNCTFLSIGYTNVDKSLMNEMRSAGIRVMAWTVDDKTIMKKLAAVDPELMLCTNRPDVWELAFQETSSRFFRP from the coding sequence ATGAACAACCTTTGTGTAGCGCACCGTGGATTTTCTTCTATTGCACCAGAGAATACGATGGCTGCATTCCTGATGGCCATGGAGCGGCCTGAAGTTCAGTGGATGGAGCTGGATGTGCAGTTGTCGCGTGATGGTGTGCCCGTGGTTATTCATGATTTTACAGTGGATCGCACGACAAATGGCAAGGGCCTGGTTCGGGAAACCGATTGGGCTGATCTGCAACGTCTGGATGCTGGAGCATGGAAAAACAAGTCTTACAAAGGCGAACGGATTCCGGAGCTAAGTGAATTGTTAGATCGCTCGTGCGGCAGAGTGCGTTTGAACATTGAACTGAAAACGCAGGGAGACATGTACCCGGGCCTGCCTGCGGCTGTTATACATGAAGTGAGAAAAAGACATATGCAAAATGATGTTGTGATCACCTCATTTGAACCAGCCGCTCTGATCGAAGTGAAGAAACTTGCACCGGAGATCCAGACGGGGCTAATTATCGATGCACGACCAGGTGATCTGTTAACCGCGTTGCGGCAGATGAATTGTACATTCCTATCGATTGGATACACCAATGTAGACAAATCCTTAATGAACGAGATGCGGAGTGCAGGCATTCGGGTGATGGCTTGGACAGTGGATGACAAGACCATTATGAAGAAACTGGCGGCAGTTGATCCAGAACTCATGTTATGTACGAACCGTCCTGACGTATGGGAGTTAGCATTTCAGGAGACGAGCAGCCGATTTTTCAGACCCTAA
- a CDS encoding CapA family protein, which yields MAIGLIGIFYVINTRQQQADQPVKQEIVDQDQPSIGDDAKGGDQVTSPDSESDETSEEEPEATDEETTADADKTSGVATPDTSSNTNSEKAESGTKKPTADSTPSGTKGNAGVDQQSGTSKPSNSAKDVTINFVGDIQFSGKVAELLDKNGYDYPFAKLGRLFKDDDLTIGNLETPITHGGTSAADKTYVYKSSPKALAAMASAGFDAVNLANNHILDQGVEGLVDTLTYLKEYGIAHTGAGMSRDEAYAPAYLERKGMKIALLGFSRVVPETSWKAEGNRAGVAEAYDSTGAVKAIQEARKKADLVIVVAHWGEERVSTPNSDQTRLAHEFVDAGADLVIGGHPHVLQGLEYYKGKWIAYSTGNFIFSRSTTEETWKTAVFQARCSQDAACSMKVIPYEAGLGQAIPMIDEANKLLLEQMAKLSPGIRYDGNGVASPN from the coding sequence ATGGCAATTGGTCTGATAGGCATTTTTTATGTTATTAATACACGTCAGCAACAGGCAGACCAGCCAGTGAAACAAGAAATCGTCGATCAGGATCAGCCTTCCATTGGAGACGATGCCAAAGGCGGCGATCAAGTAACTTCTCCAGACTCGGAATCTGATGAGACTTCGGAAGAAGAACCCGAAGCTACGGATGAAGAGACAACAGCGGATGCAGATAAGACATCTGGAGTAGCGACACCTGACACTTCAAGCAATACCAATAGTGAGAAAGCAGAATCCGGAACGAAAAAACCTACGGCAGATTCGACACCGTCTGGCACAAAGGGAAATGCAGGTGTGGATCAGCAATCAGGGACGTCGAAACCTTCCAATTCAGCGAAAGATGTCACGATTAACTTTGTTGGTGATATTCAATTTTCGGGCAAAGTTGCTGAACTGCTGGATAAGAACGGTTATGATTATCCCTTTGCCAAACTCGGCAGATTATTCAAGGATGATGATCTTACCATCGGTAACCTGGAGACACCAATAACTCATGGTGGTACCAGTGCAGCTGATAAAACCTATGTCTACAAATCATCGCCCAAAGCATTGGCGGCAATGGCTTCAGCCGGTTTTGATGCTGTCAATTTGGCCAATAATCATATTCTGGATCAGGGCGTAGAGGGATTGGTGGATACGTTAACTTATCTTAAGGAATATGGCATAGCTCACACCGGGGCAGGTATGAGCAGGGATGAGGCCTATGCACCAGCATATCTGGAACGCAAAGGCATGAAGATTGCATTGCTTGGGTTCTCCCGAGTTGTACCGGAAACGAGTTGGAAGGCTGAAGGCAATCGGGCTGGCGTGGCTGAAGCCTATGATTCCACAGGAGCAGTCAAAGCGATCCAGGAGGCCCGTAAGAAGGCTGATCTGGTGATCGTGGTTGCACATTGGGGAGAAGAACGTGTAAGTACTCCAAATAGTGACCAGACCCGATTGGCTCATGAGTTTGTAGATGCTGGCGCTGATCTGGTCATAGGTGGTCATCCTCATGTGTTGCAAGGGTTGGAGTACTATAAGGGGAAGTGGATTGCATACAGTACGGGAAATTTCATTTTCTCCAGATCAACAACCGAAGAGACGTGGAAAACGGCGGTATTTCAGGCTCGCTGTAGTCAAGATGCAGCTTGCAGCATGAAAGTTATCCCTTATGAGGCCGGGTTAGGTCAGGCCATTCCAATGATTGATGAGGCGAACAAACTGCTGTTGGAACAGATGGCAAAGCTCTCCCCGGGTATTCGATATGATGGTAATGGGGTCGCTTCACCTAATTAA
- the hemY gene encoding protoporphyrinogen oxidase, translated as MGDKKRRVVVVGGGLTGLSAAFYIRKHYREAGVEPVITLVEKSSSMGGMIETLHRDGFVIEKGPDSFLARKTAMIDLAKELEIDHELVSQNPESKKTYIMQRGKLHPMPAGLVLGIPTELRPFLRSGLVSPAGKLRALMDFVIPPRRTTEDESLGYMIERRLGAEVLENLTEPLLAGIYAGDMRRLSLQATFPQFGEVERDYGSLIRGMMTGRKPAETHTGTKRSAFLNFRQGLQSLVHALVHELQDVDQRLNTAVKSLQRLDEAETRYRVELENGEQLEADDVVVTVPTYVASELLKPHVDTAALDAINYVSVANVVLAFEKKEVEHVFDGSGFLVPRKEGRNITACTWTSTKWLHTSPDDKVLLRCYVGRSGDEQNVELPDEALTNLVLKDLRETMGIEAVPIFSEITRLRKSMPQYPVGHLQHISALREELGSKLPGVYIAGAGYEGVGLPDCIRQAKEMSVQATQELVAD; from the coding sequence ATGGGTGATAAGAAACGCCGTGTTGTTGTTGTCGGCGGTGGCCTTACCGGCCTCAGCGCGGCATTTTATATCCGCAAGCATTACCGGGAAGCAGGAGTTGAACCCGTGATTACTTTGGTCGAGAAAAGCTCGTCCATGGGAGGCATGATTGAGACACTGCACCGGGATGGATTTGTGATTGAAAAAGGGCCTGATTCTTTCCTGGCTCGCAAAACAGCAATGATTGACCTCGCTAAAGAATTGGAGATCGATCATGAACTGGTCAGTCAGAATCCGGAGTCGAAGAAAACGTATATCATGCAGCGTGGCAAGCTTCATCCTATGCCAGCAGGACTTGTTCTCGGTATTCCGACAGAACTAAGACCATTCTTGAGAAGTGGTCTGGTCTCTCCGGCAGGCAAACTGCGGGCGTTGATGGATTTTGTCATCCCGCCGCGACGTACAACAGAGGATGAATCGCTCGGTTATATGATTGAACGCCGTCTTGGAGCAGAAGTGCTGGAGAACTTGACGGAACCCCTGCTCGCGGGAATCTATGCAGGTGATATGCGGCGATTGAGCCTCCAGGCTACCTTCCCGCAGTTCGGAGAAGTAGAGCGCGATTACGGAAGCTTGATCCGGGGCATGATGACGGGTCGCAAACCGGCTGAGACGCATACCGGAACAAAACGGAGCGCTTTTTTGAACTTTCGCCAGGGGTTGCAGAGCCTTGTTCACGCCCTCGTACATGAACTGCAGGATGTGGATCAACGTCTGAACACCGCAGTGAAGTCGTTGCAACGTCTTGACGAAGCGGAGACCAGATACCGTGTTGAACTGGAGAATGGTGAACAGCTAGAAGCGGATGATGTAGTGGTTACTGTGCCAACATATGTTGCGTCGGAGCTGCTGAAGCCTCACGTCGATACAGCGGCACTGGATGCGATTAACTATGTGTCTGTAGCCAATGTAGTGCTCGCTTTTGAGAAAAAAGAGGTGGAGCATGTATTCGACGGATCGGGTTTCCTCGTTCCGCGGAAAGAGGGCCGTAATATTACGGCTTGCACGTGGACATCGACGAAATGGCTGCATACGAGCCCGGATGATAAGGTGCTGCTTCGCTGTTATGTTGGTCGCTCCGGTGACGAACAGAACGTAGAGCTTCCGGATGAAGCGCTGACGAATCTCGTTCTCAAGGATCTGAGAGAGACGATGGGTATTGAAGCAGTACCGATCTTCTCCGAGATTACAAGGCTACGTAAATCCATGCCACAGTATCCGGTGGGACACCTCCAACATATTTCCGCTCTCCGTGAGGAGCTTGGCAGCAAATTACCGGGTGTGTACATTGCAGGTGCAGGTTATGAGGGTGTAGGCTTGCCTGATTGCATCAGACAAGCGAAGGAAATGTCTGTTCAGGCTACACAAGAGCTTGTAGCAGATTAA
- the hemH gene encoding ferrochelatase — protein sequence MTNTVGVLVMSYGTPENMESVEAYYTHIRRGRPPEPEQLKELTDRYEAIVGGVFPLRENTDNQVKALQETLNRDERGTDVEFRCYQGLKHAYPFIEDGVEQMAKDGIQTAIGIVLAPHFSTMSVGSYIKRAREKAEELGVHMSFIESYHLHPKLIQALSTRVSAKLDAFEEAGAKRGDVKVLFSAHSLPARIVEMGDPYPQQLLETSEVIASRVGITNWQFTWQSAGRTAEPWLGPDILDTLQELSREQVEDVLVAPIGFVSDHLEVLYDLDIEAKSIAKEIDMRLMRIDSLNSDPLYMETLSDVIISQWQQGSDE from the coding sequence ATGACTAATACTGTAGGTGTACTGGTGATGTCGTATGGCACACCGGAAAATATGGAGAGTGTTGAAGCGTATTACACACATATCCGCAGAGGACGTCCGCCTGAACCGGAGCAATTGAAAGAACTGACGGATCGTTATGAAGCCATTGTTGGCGGTGTTTTCCCACTTCGGGAGAACACAGACAATCAGGTCAAGGCCCTTCAAGAGACATTAAACCGCGATGAGCGTGGCACTGATGTGGAATTCCGTTGTTATCAAGGACTGAAGCATGCCTATCCGTTTATTGAGGATGGCGTGGAGCAGATGGCGAAGGATGGAATTCAGACAGCGATTGGTATTGTACTGGCTCCTCATTTTTCCACGATGAGTGTAGGCAGTTATATCAAACGTGCGCGTGAAAAAGCAGAAGAGCTGGGCGTTCATATGTCCTTTATTGAGAGTTATCATCTGCATCCAAAGTTAATTCAGGCGTTGTCCACACGTGTCAGTGCCAAGTTGGATGCGTTCGAAGAAGCTGGAGCAAAACGCGGAGATGTGAAGGTGTTGTTTAGTGCGCACAGCTTGCCGGCACGTATTGTGGAGATGGGTGATCCATACCCGCAACAATTGCTGGAGACTTCGGAAGTGATTGCCTCACGTGTAGGAATAACCAATTGGCAATTTACGTGGCAGAGTGCCGGGCGAACAGCTGAGCCTTGGCTTGGACCGGATATTCTGGATACGTTACAGGAGCTTTCTCGTGAACAGGTAGAGGATGTACTTGTGGCACCAATCGGGTTTGTCTCGGATCATCTTGAAGTGCTCTATGATCTCGATATTGAGGCCAAATCGATTGCCAAAGAGATCGACATGCGCCTGATGCGTATTGACTCTCTCAATAGCGATCCTCTGTACATGGAGACGCTGAGCGACGTTATTATAAGCCAATGGCAGCAAGGGTCGGATGAGTAA
- a CDS encoding TetR/AcrR family transcriptional regulator, whose translation MSTVQGDKSEAILDAAYGIFGSKGFYETKMSDIADEAGIAKGTIYLYFKSKEQLFIAVSKRDCNSFISRLEYALNSHENTGDKLGAIAKTHLTYYYERRNHTKLFFMAPNNDPDLMKFMKAFMNQYMSMVCEVLESASVPEPVLLAEAYIGILDRLKMDIMLNPEFNEEHLNKRIAFAAALFLDGCRSFLQV comes from the coding sequence TTGAGCACTGTACAGGGAGACAAATCGGAGGCTATTTTGGATGCGGCCTATGGAATTTTTGGCTCGAAAGGTTTTTATGAGACCAAAATGTCTGATATTGCAGACGAAGCCGGCATCGCAAAAGGCACCATTTATTTATATTTCAAAAGCAAGGAACAATTATTTATCGCAGTATCCAAGCGGGACTGTAACAGCTTTATCAGCCGTCTTGAATATGCTTTGAACTCGCATGAGAACACAGGTGATAAACTTGGAGCAATAGCCAAGACCCACCTTACGTATTATTATGAGCGTCGCAATCATACTAAACTCTTCTTTATGGCACCCAATAATGATCCGGATCTGATGAAATTCATGAAGGCATTCATGAATCAATACATGAGTATGGTGTGTGAGGTACTGGAGAGTGCAAGTGTACCTGAGCCTGTATTGCTCGCTGAAGCCTATATCGGAATTCTGGACCGGCTGAAGATGGATATCATGTTGAATCCGGAGTTCAATGAGGAACATCTGAACAAACGAATTGCTTTTGCAGCAGCGTTGTTTCTGGATGGATGCCGTTCTTTTTTACAAGTGTAA
- a CDS encoding MFS transporter: MKTWKVNLIVLWFGQFLVNSGMTMITPFLSLYLARDLGVVGEHEIGIWAGFIFAANFLTSFLFQPLWGKLSDKYGRKVMLLRSGFGMAIVIALMGLAQNPWQLLLLRLLNGTISGFNPAAVALISGTTPKDRMGFAMGISQSGQVAGTILGPLIGGLLADAVGFRPIFYITGGLIFVASMLAMFLVREKFDRQEAAKLPAQSVLSGLKELNKSPQLPALFAVTFLLQFAMISPMSLLPLYVQKLHASDVNVAFWAGLVGAVTGLSNMAMSPILGKLSDRIGPHKVLTFSLIGTGLMLIPQAFVQTVWQLILVRFMMGVFMGGLLPSVNALIRSYTSDSMISRAFSFNTSTLALGNMLGAIIGGFMAGFIGIEGLFIVSGGLLLINMVWVRFKLYNKPASIRES; the protein is encoded by the coding sequence TTGAAAACGTGGAAAGTAAACCTCATTGTGCTTTGGTTCGGACAATTTTTGGTCAATTCGGGCATGACCATGATTACCCCATTTTTGTCTCTTTATCTCGCAAGAGATCTGGGCGTTGTTGGCGAACATGAAATTGGCATTTGGGCGGGATTTATTTTTGCAGCCAATTTCCTCACCTCATTTTTGTTCCAACCGCTCTGGGGCAAGTTATCGGACAAGTATGGTCGGAAAGTTATGTTGCTGCGCTCGGGATTCGGAATGGCCATCGTGATCGCCCTTATGGGTCTGGCACAGAATCCCTGGCAGCTTCTTTTATTGCGTTTGCTTAACGGTACAATTTCCGGTTTCAATCCTGCAGCTGTTGCGCTGATATCGGGTACCACACCGAAGGACCGCATGGGTTTTGCCATGGGAATCAGTCAGTCCGGACAGGTTGCCGGTACCATCCTGGGTCCACTTATTGGTGGCTTGTTAGCGGATGCGGTAGGCTTCCGCCCCATTTTCTACATTACAGGTGGATTGATCTTTGTTGCTTCCATGCTCGCCATGTTCCTGGTGAGAGAGAAGTTTGACCGTCAAGAAGCAGCCAAACTGCCGGCACAATCCGTATTGTCCGGTCTGAAGGAATTGAACAAGTCACCTCAACTGCCCGCACTGTTTGCTGTGACCTTTCTGTTGCAGTTTGCGATGATAAGCCCCATGTCACTCTTGCCGCTGTATGTGCAAAAATTGCATGCTTCGGATGTAAACGTGGCCTTCTGGGCAGGGCTTGTCGGTGCAGTTACGGGACTATCCAATATGGCGATGTCACCGATTCTAGGGAAGCTAAGTGACCGGATTGGTCCTCACAAGGTGCTGACGTTCTCCCTCATAGGTACAGGACTCATGCTTATTCCTCAGGCATTTGTTCAGACCGTGTGGCAGCTCATTCTTGTTCGTTTCATGATGGGTGTGTTCATGGGTGGCCTGCTTCCAAGCGTTAATGCCCTGATCCGTTCCTATACATCCGATAGCATGATCAGCCGTGCATTCAGTTTTAATACGAGTACTCTGGCGCTGGGCAACATGCTTGGAGCGATCATTGGAGGCTTTATGGCAGGATTCATCGGGATCGAAGGTCTGTTTATCGTCTCTGGCGGACTGCTGCTAATTAATATGGTTTGGGTCCGATTCAAATTGTATAACAAACCTGCTTCTATTCGGGAATCCTGA
- the hemE gene encoding uroporphyrinogen decarboxylase, whose amino-acid sequence MSYNDRLIRASFKQQVDRVPVWYMRQAGRYDPEYRKIKEKYSLLEICKQPELAAEVTLMPVRKLGVDAAILYSDIMNPVASLGIDFDIVKNIGPVIDNPIRSAADVDRLRPIDVEGDLSHILETIRILDKELDVPLITFAGAPFTIASYLIEGQPSKGYIRTKTMMYSEPEVWHKLMQKLGDMVITYIRAHIANGGKAFQLFDSWVGALSTKDFRTYVLPTITRIFTELSDLNVPKIYFPGVASGELLPTLHNLQANVIGLDWRVSISEGRQRLGGKFAVQGNLDPYLLTAPMELIKEQAKVIIDEGIKEPGYIFNLGHGLFPEASLEKLRELTAYIHEYSAEAMKSGVTVTND is encoded by the coding sequence ATGAGCTATAATGATCGACTGATTCGGGCAAGTTTCAAACAACAGGTAGACCGTGTTCCGGTATGGTACATGCGTCAAGCTGGGCGTTACGATCCTGAATATCGCAAAATTAAAGAAAAGTACTCCTTGTTAGAAATCTGCAAACAACCCGAGCTGGCGGCTGAAGTTACACTCATGCCGGTACGTAAACTTGGTGTAGATGCGGCTATTTTGTATTCCGATATTATGAATCCGGTTGCCTCTCTGGGCATTGATTTTGACATTGTAAAAAATATTGGTCCAGTTATCGATAATCCTATTCGATCCGCTGCAGATGTGGATCGTTTGCGTCCCATCGACGTAGAAGGAGATCTGTCACATATTCTGGAAACCATTCGAATTCTGGATAAGGAGCTTGATGTGCCTCTTATTACGTTTGCGGGCGCACCTTTCACGATTGCGAGTTATCTGATCGAAGGACAACCTTCGAAAGGTTACATCCGCACCAAAACGATGATGTACAGCGAACCTGAAGTATGGCACAAGCTGATGCAGAAGCTTGGTGATATGGTAATTACATATATCCGTGCGCATATTGCGAATGGCGGTAAGGCATTCCAGTTGTTTGACAGCTGGGTTGGAGCACTTTCTACCAAAGACTTCAGAACATATGTGTTGCCTACGATTACCCGTATCTTTACCGAATTATCGGATTTGAATGTACCGAAGATTTATTTCCCTGGTGTTGCATCCGGTGAGTTGTTGCCAACGCTGCATAATCTGCAAGCCAATGTGATTGGATTGGACTGGAGAGTATCCATTTCGGAAGGGCGTCAACGTCTTGGTGGCAAGTTTGCAGTACAGGGTAACCTGGACCCATATTTGCTGACTGCCCCGATGGAACTGATTAAAGAGCAAGCCAAAGTGATTATTGACGAAGGAATCAAGGAGCCGGGTTATATATTCAACCTCGGACACGGATTATTTCCTGAAGCATCGCTAGAAAAGCTCAGAGAACTAACGGCGTATATTCATGAATATTCTGCCGAAGCAATGAAGAGTGGGGTGACGGTAACCAATGACTAA
- a CDS encoding fumarylacetoacetate hydrolase family protein gives MLTNIRNVYCVGRNYKLHAEELGNAVPDEPMIFMKPSHAVVPLNGETLELPATKGEVHYEAELVVQIGRSYEPGMAVDELVDAYAFGIDFTLRDVQTVIKKKGHPWTAAKGFRNSAPVTTFKAFPGAAALLEKDFTLTKNGEEVQRGNICNMIFSLQDIVDYVGHHYGLGPGDVIFTGTPEGVGPTQAGDVLELAWDGESLGACTIGAAQ, from the coding sequence ATGTTGACTAACATTCGCAATGTATACTGTGTAGGACGCAACTATAAACTTCATGCGGAAGAATTGGGTAACGCGGTTCCGGATGAGCCAATGATCTTTATGAAACCTTCCCATGCAGTCGTGCCCCTGAATGGTGAAACGCTTGAATTGCCTGCTACCAAGGGTGAAGTTCACTATGAAGCTGAGTTGGTCGTGCAAATCGGCCGGAGTTATGAGCCAGGTATGGCGGTAGATGAACTGGTGGATGCGTATGCGTTTGGTATTGATTTTACGTTACGTGACGTACAGACCGTGATTAAGAAAAAAGGCCACCCGTGGACAGCGGCCAAAGGGTTCAGAAATTCCGCTCCGGTTACTACATTTAAGGCATTTCCGGGTGCGGCAGCATTACTGGAGAAAGACTTTACATTGACCAAAAATGGTGAGGAAGTCCAGCGTGGTAACATTTGTAACATGATCTTCAGTTTACAGGATATTGTGGATTATGTAGGTCACCATTACGGCCTGGGGCCGGGCGATGTCATTTTTACAGGAACACCGGAAGGTGTTGGACCAACACAAGCAGGAGATGTGCTCGAACTGGCATGGGACGGCGAATCCTTGGGTGCCTGCACGATTGGGGCAGCACAGTAA